The Streptomyces sp. NBC_00162 genome window below encodes:
- the fusA gene encoding elongation factor G: protein MRTNRRSHATVSPATTVRNLGILAHVDAGKTTITERILFATGAIHKRGEVHDGTTVTDFDAQERDRGITIFAAAVSCTWDGHRVNLIDTPGHVDFSDEVERSLRVLDGAVAVFDAVAGVEPQSESVWRQADRHGVPRIAFVNKLDRAGADLDTAVTSIRERLGAVPLVVQLPIGTEDAFTGVVDLLGMRSLIWRAGSDTYETGPVPESLREEAGRRRRLLEETVAELHADALEEFCATSALTGQTLARALRELTLRGDGVVVLCGSAYKNRGVEPLLDAVLAYLPSPADMPPVRGTADGAEVERAPDPAEPFAALAFKVTATPTGRLTHLRVYAGTLRKGESVLDAGTGRTERVGRILRVQADRHEEREEAVAGDIVAVIGVKAARAGTTLCAPGAPLLLEPPSVAEPVVSVAVEARRSSDTGRLSSALARLAEEDPSLVVRSDAETGQTVLSGLGELHLEVAVEKIRSGHGVEVVVGRPQVSYRETVVRGVTGLVYRHVKQDGGAGQFAHVVIDVEPLAREATGFEFRSAVVGGRVPQEYARAVEAGCRDALAEGPLGGFPVTGLRVTLTDGATHSKDSSELAFRAAGRFALREALRLSTVELLEPVVEVTVTVPEDGVGAVLGDLAARRGRVSGSTSQSGTAVITAAVPLGELFGYASRLRGRTQGRGTFTTRQAGLAPVPPSVAGTLLTR from the coding sequence ATGCGCACCAACCGGCGATCTCACGCCACCGTTTCCCCCGCCACCACCGTCCGGAACCTGGGCATCCTCGCCCACGTCGACGCCGGCAAGACCACGATCACCGAGCGCATCCTGTTCGCGACCGGTGCCATCCACAAGCGGGGCGAGGTCCACGACGGGACGACCGTCACCGACTTCGACGCCCAGGAACGCGACCGCGGCATCACCATCTTCGCCGCGGCCGTCAGCTGCACCTGGGACGGACATCGCGTCAATCTGATCGACACCCCCGGCCATGTCGACTTCTCCGACGAGGTCGAACGCTCCCTGCGAGTGCTGGACGGGGCCGTCGCGGTGTTCGACGCCGTGGCCGGCGTCGAACCGCAGAGCGAGTCGGTGTGGCGGCAGGCCGACCGGCACGGTGTGCCGCGGATCGCGTTCGTCAACAAGCTGGACCGGGCGGGCGCCGATCTCGACACGGCGGTCACCTCGATCCGCGAGCGGCTGGGCGCCGTACCGCTGGTGGTCCAACTGCCGATCGGGACGGAGGACGCGTTCACCGGCGTCGTCGACCTGCTCGGGATGCGCTCGCTGATCTGGCGCGCCGGCTCCGACACGTACGAGACGGGGCCGGTCCCCGAATCGCTGCGCGAGGAAGCCGGCCGGCGCCGCCGCCTGCTCGAGGAGACGGTGGCCGAACTCCACGCGGACGCACTGGAGGAGTTCTGCGCGACCTCGGCGCTGACCGGACAGACCCTCGCCCGCGCCCTGCGGGAGCTGACCCTGCGCGGGGACGGCGTCGTGGTGCTGTGCGGCTCGGCGTACAAGAACCGGGGTGTCGAGCCGCTGCTCGACGCGGTCCTCGCGTACCTGCCGTCGCCCGCCGACATGCCGCCGGTGCGCGGGACGGCGGACGGCGCGGAGGTGGAACGCGCACCCGACCCGGCGGAGCCGTTCGCGGCCCTCGCCTTCAAGGTGACGGCGACACCGACCGGGCGGCTCACCCACCTGCGGGTATACGCGGGCACGCTCCGCAAGGGCGAGTCCGTACTGGACGCAGGTACGGGCCGTACGGAACGGGTGGGCAGGATCCTGCGGGTGCAGGCCGACCGGCACGAGGAACGGGAGGAGGCGGTGGCCGGTGACATCGTCGCCGTGATCGGGGTGAAGGCCGCCCGGGCCGGTACGACGCTGTGCGCGCCGGGGGCGCCGCTGCTCCTCGAACCGCCGTCGGTGGCCGAACCGGTGGTGTCGGTGGCCGTCGAGGCCCGTCGCAGCAGCGACACGGGACGGCTCTCGTCGGCCCTGGCCCGGCTCGCCGAGGAGGACCCTTCCCTGGTGGTGCGGTCCGACGCGGAGACCGGCCAGACCGTGCTGTCGGGGCTGGGCGAACTCCATCTGGAGGTCGCCGTGGAGAAGATCCGCAGCGGCCACGGGGTGGAGGTCGTCGTCGGGCGTCCGCAGGTCTCCTACCGGGAGACCGTCGTACGCGGGGTGACCGGCCTGGTCTACCGGCACGTCAAACAGGACGGCGGTGCGGGGCAGTTCGCGCACGTCGTCATCGATGTCGAGCCGTTGGCACGGGAGGCGACGGGCTTCGAGTTCCGGTCGGCGGTCGTCGGCGGCCGCGTGCCGCAGGAGTACGCGCGGGCCGTGGAGGCCGGCTGCCGGGACGCCCTCGCCGAGGGTCCCCTCGGCGGGTTCCCGGTGACGGGGCTGCGGGTCACGCTCACCGACGGGGCTACCCACTCCAAGGACTCCTCGGAGCTGGCGTTCCGGGCGGCGGGCCGGTTCGCGCTGCGCGAGGCACTGCGCCTGAGCACGGTGGAGCTCCTGGAGCCGGTCGTGGAGGTCACGGTGACCGTCCCGGAGGACGGTGTGGGCGCGGTCCTGGGCGATCTCGCGGCCCGCCGCGGCCGGGTCTCGGGATCCACGTCCCAGTCCGGGACCGCGGTGATCACGGCGGCCGTTCCGCTGG